ATGGATCGTTTCTTGCTTGATAAGGGGATAGGTTTGATATGCCCACCGGGGAGGGAAGTGCGATGAAAATTGTTTCTTTAAATGCCGCCACATTACCTGTGTATTGTCGAGAGCTGGGAGCATTGCTGTTGGATTCTATCGAGAGTGGCTCATCAGTGGGTTATCAGTTAGGGACGTCACGTGAAGATGCCGAAAGCGCATTCTACCGATTACGTAGTGCTCTTGATAAAGGAGATTTATTGATGTGGATTGCGCGTGATGAGCGTGGTCTGCAAGGAACCATACAGCTCGAGCTCACAAATGAGTCAGACGGTTTGAATCGCGCAGTTCCAAAATTATTGCTCGTCCATCGACATGCGCGTAGGCAGGGCATAGGTAAACAGCTTATTACGGCGATGGAGAAAGCGGCCAAAGCGCATCATCGAGGATTATTGTGCCTCAATGTTCAGGCATGTACGCCAGCAGAGGCATTCTATCGCGCGCAAGGATACCGATGCTTGGGGGAGTTACCAGACTATATCTGTTCTTCAGACGGCTATTACCATCCCGCCGTCATTTATTACAAACGCTTATTCGCTGTTAAACAATTTGCACAGCGCATAGCAAGTTAAAGGCAAACGACAACGTGATGCTTTCCCCTGAAAGCATCATCACTTTCTTTTTTTCTTATTATTCTCCCTCATCTGGTGTTACCCTCCTGCCCATTGTGAAAAGTAATATACGTTGCACGCCTTTGATTACCTGAGATGAGCCTCCTTTTCTCAGCCCGCGTACTACGTTCATTTTTGTCCTGAATTACAGGCAGAAGCATGCTTATGAGTAATAAAGAGCAAATGTTAACGACTCCTTATATGCAGTTCAACCGCAACCAATGGGCAGCCTTGCGCGACTCAGTACCGATGACTTTGACTGAAGGTGAAATTGCTCGGTTGAAGGGTATCAATGAGGATCTGTCTTTAGAGGAAGTGGCCGAAATTTATCTGCCGCTTTCACGTCTATTGAATTTTTATATCAGTTCAAATCTTCGCCGACAGGCTGTGTTAGAGCAGTTTCTCGGTACGAATGGGCAACGAATTCCCTACGTCATTAGCATTGCGGGAAGCGTTGCGGTAGGTAAAAGTACAACCGCTCGCGTCTTACAAGCCCTGCTTAGCCGCTGGCCTGAGCATCGTCGCGTAGAATTGATCACGACTGATGGCTTTCTGCATCCGAATAAAGTGCTGAAAGAACGCAATCTGATGAAGAAAAAGGGATTCCCGCAATCCTACGATATGCATCGTTTGGTGAAGTTCGTTTCTGACATTAAATCAGGTGCACCAAATGTCACAGCACCAGTTTACTCGCATCTGATTTATGATGTTATTCCTGATGGTGATAAAACGGTTGCTCAACCTGATATTCTAATCCTTGAGGGATTAAATGTTCTGCAAAGCGGCATGGATTATCCACACGATCCGCATCATGTATTTGTATCGGACTTCGTAGATTTTTCGATTTATGTCGATGCGCCTGAAGAGTTGCTACAGGATTGGTATATCACGCGATTCCTGAAGTTCCGTGAAGGTGCATTTACCGATCCGGACTCTTATTTCCATAGCTATGCGAAACTTTCGGAAGATGAAGCCGTTAATGTCGCATTGCAGCTCTGGAAAGAGATTAACTGGCGGAACTTAAAAGAAAATATCCTACCAACTCGTGAGCGAGCCAGCTTGATCATGACGAAAAGCGCAAATCATGAAGTTGAGTGCGTACG
The nucleotide sequence above comes from Buttiauxella selenatireducens. Encoded proteins:
- the coaA gene encoding type I pantothenate kinase, translated to MSNKEQMLTTPYMQFNRNQWAALRDSVPMTLTEGEIARLKGINEDLSLEEVAEIYLPLSRLLNFYISSNLRRQAVLEQFLGTNGQRIPYVISIAGSVAVGKSTTARVLQALLSRWPEHRRVELITTDGFLHPNKVLKERNLMKKKGFPQSYDMHRLVKFVSDIKSGAPNVTAPVYSHLIYDVIPDGDKTVAQPDILILEGLNVLQSGMDYPHDPHHVFVSDFVDFSIYVDAPEELLQDWYITRFLKFREGAFTDPDSYFHSYAKLSEDEAVNVALQLWKEINWRNLKENILPTRERASLIMTKSANHEVECVRLRK
- a CDS encoding GNAT family N-acetyltransferase, with product MKIVSLNAATLPVYCRELGALLLDSIESGSSVGYQLGTSREDAESAFYRLRSALDKGDLLMWIARDERGLQGTIQLELTNESDGLNRAVPKLLLVHRHARRQGIGKQLITAMEKAAKAHHRGLLCLNVQACTPAEAFYRAQGYRCLGELPDYICSSDGYYHPAVIYYKRLFAVKQFAQRIAS